ATCATAGCCCGTACTCTGAGCTATTTGCTGATAAGTTTTTCCCTGCCAAGCCTGAAGAAAAACGGTTGTTTGAATATTACTTAATTCTGCATTTGGGAAAAGGCGCTGCAGAATTAAGTAGGCTTGCTTAGACTCCGGTTGTCCTTGGGGGAGGGAAGGCACTAGATAAAGGGGATCAGCCACTTTTGCTTGAGTTGGGGTTGTGTCATTGATAAAGTTGCGGGCGCCATTATACATATTTTTTGACTATTTCTGAATAGCCTCTTGTTGGAGATACAAATTATGGGTCGGGTAGGTGCTTACCCAACTTTTATTGAGACCGACATTAGGATGGTCTATCCCCCCCTTATTAGCTTTCCCAAGTTAGCCCTTCAAAATTACGTCAGAAAATAATAAATATTGACGCTAGTTATTTTTGTAATTTGTTAACTCTGCTCAGATCTAAGTTTTCCCGTTTAAAACAATCTCTTAATATCTTTAGAATCTAGATTTTGAGGATACAATGCCCTGGCAAATCAGCAATTATTTTTGCTAAATATTCAGAGAAAAATCAATTACAGGAGAGCCATAAACCTTAACCGATCTAACAAATTCATCTATTTCCCTAAAGGTATTAATAGAGAATTGATTCTTTTCTAGAAATTCATAAATCATGAAAAGAATTGAAAAATCAAATAAACGCTAGATGCACACACTTATAAAATAATCTGCATTGCATCAACAATTTATGCAATATTTTACTTTATTTACTTTTTTTTAACAATTCTACACTAAATTTGCTGACAGTACTCTTTTTTGAAGAAGATTGCTAACAGCTGATGAGTGGTAAGGCAACTCTTGGTTTATCCAAAAAAATAATGCTGATTGGACTTAGACTAAGTCCAATCTTTTGGCTACTCGACTGTACAACGACTGAGTTTACTAGTTTGTGATGCTAGTCACAGTCCCTTAAAATCAGTCAAGCGATTCAGTTCGCTGTGTATTCCCACAAGTTTTAGATAGTGTTTCACGAGCAATTGTTCCCCTATATAGACCAGGCACCTCCTCATATCAAACGTAGAAGTTATAGTTATTAGGCCATAGACCTGACGTTTATTGTCTTCAATAAAGTCATATTAAGTCATAAGTTTTAGTAAAATTCTGGCTCAGATTATCGGTCTGGTTTAAACGAAGGAACGTGAATACTACCCCTAATTAGTTTTTTTAAGCGGGTCTTCGCAACCACTACTGTATCTCGATCCTACAAGACTTTCATCCCTGACAATGCAGGTATAGCAGCCACACAAGCCCAGCCTGTTTATGAATGCGCTGGGTCGAGCCAGACAGACTATTCACCATAAAATCATCTGACAAGTGTGATAATGTAAGATATATTACACCGACTTAAGTTTTCGGGGGATCTTTACATCAATGGTATTCACGCAATTCCACCAGCCCATCTCATCTCCACGTTGGAATGTACCAGTTCGCTCACACAAGAGCAGAGTTCATCGCTACGAGCACTCTGCCTTGTCTAGCGATTTTTGTATTGAAGCAGCCCCTGATCAATCTGGTTTCTTTATGACATCTTGTAAGACAGGCGTACGAAGAGGAGATGTGATTCACATTTCCGAGGCAGGTCAACAGTCAGAGTATCGAATTGATGAAATTGACTATTACAGCGATCCATCTGATATGTGGATTGCCAAGCTGAGAATGGTGTCATAACGCTTGAGCTTAAAGTGCACCTACTACGTAACATTCTTTTAAAAATATTTTCGCCATACTCCAATTAAAGAGCCTTGGATTTCTACCTGTGTTGCTAACACTTTGATCGGCTGATATTTCAGATTAGCGGCCTCAAGGGTGACTTCATTCCTTTCTAAGTGAAACCGCTTTAGGGTCGTTCCTTCTCCTTCGACTCTCGCGGCAACGATTGTCCCATTTTTAATAGTTTTCGGTTCTTGAACGGGCCGCATAATGACGATGTCTCCATCTGTAATATGCGCATCGATCATGCTGTCTCCATTCACCCTAAGTGCATAGGATTTAGGGGGCAATTGTTTAGGACTGAATTCTAAAGAATCCACTACTTCAACAAAGGGCTCAATTAATCCCCCTGCTGCGATCGCACCTAAGATCGGAATCTGATCCATATCCGCCTGTAAGTGCTCTGGGTGAACAATTCGCAACGTCCGGGCTTGGCCAATTTCCCAATCGACATAGCCTTTCTTACGCAAATGATCCAAACGACTCTGAACTGGGGCCGGAGATTTGAGTTTCATGGCCTGCATCATCTGCCGAATAGAAGGCGCATGTTGATGTTGTTCAATAAATTGAACCAACCAATCAAATAATTCTTGTTGAGCTTTTGATAAAGGTTCCACGATTGATCCAGCCCCTGCGCACATTGAGTCAATATTGTTATCTCACAGGTTTTTATTGCTTTAGGCCCATTAGAATAGAGAGCAACCAATAAAACACCTGTACTACTTGAGTATACAGACAAGTCGGATAACTCGACAAATTTTGGTCAAAATCGGACCCAGCGCCATATCCTTCACACAGCATGAACATCATGGACTTGAACTTTCCCTGACAAAGATAAATTCAACCTGGATTTCCCCATGATCCTGCCATCTATGGTTTAGGTTACAGCTATCTTTAATGCCAATCCTCTGGGTCATAGTGAGTAAATATGGGTGATACAAAACGGATCGGTATTCTAACGAGCGGCGGTGATTGTGCAGGGCTTAACCCCACGATTCGCGCAGTCGTGCTTCGAGCGGTTGAACATTATGGTTGGGAGGTGATTGGGATTCAACAAGCCACCCATGGTTTATTGAAAGATCCCCCTGCAGCCATGGCGCTGCAACCTCAACAGATGAGTCCTCTACTCACCGCAGGAGGGACCATGTTAGGAACGACCAATAAGGGTAATCCCTTTGCCTTTCCGATGCCAGATGGCACGCTAATCGATCGCTCCGAAGATATGATTGACGGCTATCGCAAGCTGGGCTTAGACGCTCTGATCGGGAT
The genomic region above belongs to Acaryochloris sp. CCMEE 5410 and contains:
- the lexA gene encoding transcriptional repressor LexA; translation: MEPLSKAQQELFDWLVQFIEQHQHAPSIRQMMQAMKLKSPAPVQSRLDHLRKKGYVDWEIGQARTLRIVHPEHLQADMDQIPILGAIAAGGLIEPFVEVVDSLEFSPKQLPPKSYALRVNGDSMIDAHITDGDIVIMRPVQEPKTIKNGTIVAARVEGEGTTLKRFHLERNEVTLEAANLKYQPIKVLATQVEIQGSLIGVWRKYF